Proteins found in one Micromonospora sp. WMMD1082 genomic segment:
- a CDS encoding class I SAM-dependent methyltransferase — translation MNSSPYTLEWDYTKLASTYSLRPEYAPAAIDRIVGACGDHSPVTAADIGAGTGHLTLDLLARGCLVDAVEPNDAMRAIGIERTADHAGVTWSVGIGEETGLPSRRYHLVTYGSSFSNTDQPKALHETARILASGGWFACIWNHRELDDPIQAEVEELIHQRVPQYAYGRRRQDHAPVIRDSRLFGSVEKIEEPVQHRVSITDWIIAWRSHATLQRQAGDDFHPIVDDIERLVRSRVDGEHLDVPYLTVGWLAQLRDEQ, via the coding sequence ATGAACAGTTCGCCCTACACCCTGGAGTGGGACTACACCAAGCTGGCGTCCACCTACTCGTTGCGCCCCGAGTACGCCCCGGCAGCCATCGACCGGATCGTCGGCGCCTGCGGTGACCACAGCCCGGTGACCGCCGCCGACATCGGTGCCGGGACCGGCCACCTGACGCTGGACCTGCTTGCCCGCGGCTGCCTGGTCGATGCAGTCGAGCCGAACGACGCCATGCGGGCGATCGGGATCGAGCGGACAGCGGACCATGCGGGAGTCACCTGGTCCGTCGGTATCGGCGAGGAAACCGGCCTACCGAGCCGGCGCTACCACCTTGTCACCTACGGCTCGTCGTTCAGCAACACCGACCAGCCGAAGGCGTTACACGAAACCGCTCGCATCCTGGCCAGCGGCGGCTGGTTCGCCTGCATCTGGAACCACCGAGAACTGGACGATCCGATCCAGGCGGAGGTGGAAGAGCTGATCCACCAACGCGTGCCGCAGTACGCGTACGGCCGCCGCCGCCAGGATCACGCGCCGGTCATCCGTGACAGTCGTCTCTTCGGTTCGGTCGAAAAAATCGAGGAGCCTGTGCAGCACCGCGTGAGTATCACCGACTGGATCATCGCCTGGCGTTCTCACGCGACTCTACAACGGCAAGCTGGCGACGACTTCCACCCGATCGTCGACGACATCGAGCGTCTGGTGCGTAGCCGGGTCGACGGCGAGCACTTGGACGTCCCGTATCTGACCGTCGGCTGGCTTGCGCAGCTGCGCGACGAGCAGTGA
- a CDS encoding helicase associated domain-containing protein, translating into MPIYTPPSYAATIAPRRRTQRELVVAHLASGARYLPWGRGIEAALAFSDRDGHLVVPRFHIESGYGLGEFIHCFRGRFYRREIDDEQIRILNALGMVWRVGNTRWAEVYIPAFTAFARREGHLRVPRRHRENGIKLGHLTHNTRNDRKHGRVPQWRIDVLDSLGFEWRVCAPRPRTTHKPDRSR; encoded by the coding sequence ATGCCGATCTACACGCCACCCAGCTACGCCGCCACCATCGCACCCCGACGCCGTACACAACGGGAACTGGTCGTCGCGCACCTGGCCTCGGGTGCCCGCTACCTCCCCTGGGGGAGGGGGATCGAGGCCGCCCTCGCCTTCAGTGATCGTGATGGCCACCTTGTCGTACCCCGCTTCCACATCGAATCCGGCTACGGCCTGGGCGAGTTCATCCACTGTTTCCGCGGCCGTTTCTACCGCCGGGAAATCGACGATGAACAGATCCGAATCCTGAACGCCCTCGGCATGGTCTGGCGGGTCGGCAACACACGTTGGGCTGAGGTCTACATTCCGGCCTTCACTGCCTTCGCGCGGCGAGAGGGGCATCTCCGAGTCCCCCGCAGGCATCGCGAGAACGGCATCAAGCTCGGCCACCTCACGCACAACACCCGGAATGATCGTAAACATGGACGTGTTCCACAGTGGCGCATCGACGTCCTCGACAGTCTCGGCTTCGAGTGGCGGGTATGCGCTCCTCGGCCACGCACCACCCACAAGCCGGATCGGAGCCGCTAG
- a CDS encoding endonuclease/exonuclease/phosphatase family protein, translated as MMLLRVMTYNLGDWGKRPAEAARHRAAVDIVRQYRPHILFAQELFVPAGEPAQAVAARMVRAAGMDAAVGVEGNHAQLATCIGWRSPVVMRRGSARRARSDRFWHALHGATLRVGGRAIGCWVYHGPPRVGRDETIVEAERVSEAHLVAAHVAGGDDRCAVVCGDWNWLPADRAADGGYWHPDPVMPDGLTAAQARLALSRAPGQVLVDAGLASVGAALRRPLTQTSTGHEPPPSMRGTDYGARLIDEGLVTPALVEALVDHQVVDTPAARATSDHLPTIFTLDLRRIGDARWP; from the coding sequence ATGATGCTGCTGCGCGTCATGACGTACAACCTGGGCGACTGGGGCAAACGCCCGGCCGAGGCGGCCCGGCACCGGGCCGCGGTGGACATCGTGCGGCAGTACCGGCCGCACATCCTGTTCGCGCAGGAGCTGTTCGTACCGGCCGGCGAGCCGGCGCAGGCGGTGGCGGCCCGGATGGTGCGCGCCGCCGGTATGGATGCGGCGGTGGGGGTGGAGGGCAACCACGCTCAGCTCGCCACGTGCATCGGCTGGCGGAGCCCGGTGGTGATGCGGCGGGGCTCGGCCCGGCGAGCGAGGTCGGACAGGTTCTGGCACGCCCTGCACGGGGCCACCCTGCGTGTCGGTGGCCGGGCCATCGGGTGCTGGGTGTACCACGGGCCGCCGCGGGTGGGCCGAGACGAGACCATCGTCGAAGCGGAGCGGGTGAGCGAGGCGCACCTGGTGGCCGCGCATGTGGCCGGCGGCGACGACCGGTGTGCGGTGGTGTGTGGGGACTGGAATTGGCTGCCCGCAGACCGGGCGGCCGATGGTGGGTACTGGCATCCCGACCCGGTGATGCCCGATGGTCTCACCGCGGCGCAGGCGCGGCTGGCGCTGAGCCGTGCTCCCGGGCAGGTGCTGGTGGACGCCGGACTGGCGTCGGTGGGGGCGGCCCTGCGCCGACCGCTGACCCAGACCAGCACCGGCCACGAACCTCCGCCGTCGATGCGGGGCACCGACTATGGCGCGCGGCTAATCGACGAAGGGCTGGTGACGCCGGCGCTGGTGGAGGCCCTGGTGGATCACCAGGTGGTGGATACCCCAGCGGCCAGGGCAACCTCAGATCACCTGCCGACGATCTTCACCCTCGACCTCCGGCGCATCGGGGACGCGCGGTGGCCCTGA
- a CDS encoding trypsin-like serine protease — MKLLKRSIIVAVALAGVLAGTAVPAAAVVGGRAATPHDGVVSVQILHPGLGTALCGGDLVHRRWIRTAAHCVSRQDVAPTPVAVPGDHVTMRVGSLDRTSGGQVVTGTRVYLHPQWMWGVNYPAEPVSDYAPVELARPVRASLLPTAMRQAPVGGWVRAVGWGLTEFPPAPDATPPALLHQRDITRLPNTACAGGFIGLGEVCVSAGACFGDSGSPLLRKVPGHRIGARPAWASVGAASRETSEDSPCGAPTVYTDTTDPHHRAWVHDTIRTRTVQPCACPPLILTDTTTTTALMNRLKLDISQ, encoded by the coding sequence ATGAAACTACTCAAACGGTCGATCATCGTGGCGGTCGCGCTGGCCGGTGTCCTCGCCGGCACCGCTGTCCCCGCCGCCGCGGTCGTCGGCGGACGGGCCGCCACGCCGCACGACGGCGTGGTCTCCGTCCAGATCCTGCACCCCGGACTCGGCACCGCGCTGTGCGGCGGTGACCTGGTCCACCGGCGGTGGATCCGGACCGCGGCGCACTGCGTCAGCCGCCAGGATGTCGCACCCACCCCGGTCGCGGTGCCCGGCGATCACGTCACCATGCGCGTCGGCAGCCTCGACCGCACCAGCGGCGGTCAGGTCGTCACCGGCACCCGGGTATACCTGCACCCCCAGTGGATGTGGGGCGTCAACTACCCCGCCGAGCCGGTCTCCGACTACGCCCCCGTCGAGCTGGCCCGTCCGGTTCGGGCGAGCCTGCTACCGACCGCGATGCGGCAGGCGCCCGTCGGCGGATGGGTCCGCGCGGTCGGGTGGGGCCTCACCGAGTTTCCACCCGCCCCGGACGCCACGCCGCCGGCGCTGCTGCACCAGCGGGACATCACCCGGCTGCCCAACACGGCCTGCGCGGGCGGATTCATCGGGCTCGGCGAGGTCTGCGTCAGCGCCGGTGCGTGCTTTGGTGACTCCGGCAGCCCACTGCTGCGCAAAGTTCCCGGCCACCGGATCGGTGCCCGCCCGGCATGGGCATCGGTCGGCGCGGCCAGCCGGGAAACCAGTGAGGACAGCCCCTGCGGCGCACCGACGGTCTACACCGACACGACGGATCCCCACCACCGTGCGTGGGTCCACGACACGATCCGCACCCGCACGGTGCAGCCGTGCGCCTGTCCACCGCTCATCCTTACGGACACGACCACGACCACGGCGCTGATGAACCGCCTCAAGCTCGACATCAGCCAGTAA
- a CDS encoding endonuclease/exonuclease/phosphatase family protein: MSSHGGSIQGDRLRVLQLNVFGRSAPWPERREALRNGLRELNPDLLALEETIVTDDYDQVEDLLGPGYSVWHQSGRADDGTGISLVSRWPVREVREINLAVTERAAGFPGAALIARIEAPAPIGSLLFVNQKPTWQRGYEYERELQAVATAQEIEKLAQDDDVHVVVAGDFDAVPDAASVRFWTGRQSLRQCSVMYRDAWEAVHGTEEGHTFSPSNPLVTNGDMPLELGRRIDYVLVRAVDHGPTLRIADCQLAFAEPVGSVWASDHFGVLADLALHPCRDRG; the protein is encoded by the coding sequence ATGTCATCGCATGGCGGATCGATTCAGGGCGACCGACTTCGGGTGCTTCAGTTGAACGTGTTCGGCCGCAGTGCTCCATGGCCGGAGCGACGCGAGGCGCTCCGCAATGGTCTGCGGGAGCTGAACCCGGACCTTCTGGCGCTTGAGGAAACCATCGTCACGGACGACTACGACCAGGTTGAGGATCTACTAGGTCCAGGGTATTCGGTGTGGCACCAGAGCGGCCGGGCTGACGATGGCACCGGCATATCGCTGGTCAGTCGATGGCCGGTGCGGGAGGTGCGGGAAATCAATCTTGCTGTCACCGAAAGAGCCGCTGGCTTTCCGGGTGCGGCGCTGATCGCCCGCATCGAAGCTCCGGCGCCGATTGGATCATTACTGTTCGTCAATCAGAAGCCCACCTGGCAGCGCGGCTACGAATATGAGCGGGAGTTGCAGGCCGTAGCGACGGCGCAAGAGATCGAGAAGCTGGCGCAGGACGACGATGTGCATGTAGTGGTGGCTGGAGACTTTGACGCGGTTCCAGATGCGGCGAGCGTGCGGTTCTGGACCGGTCGGCAGTCGTTGCGGCAGTGCAGTGTCATGTACCGAGACGCTTGGGAGGCGGTCCACGGTACTGAGGAGGGGCATACCTTCAGCCCCAGCAATCCGCTGGTTACCAACGGTGACATGCCACTGGAGTTGGGCCGGCGGATCGACTATGTCCTCGTACGCGCTGTCGATCACGGTCCCACCTTGCGGATCGCCGACTGTCAGCTTGCGTTCGCCGAACCGGTCGGTTCGGTGTGGGCTAGCGACCATTTCGGCGTGTTGGCTGACCTCGCGCTGCACCCGTGCCGGGACCGGGGCTGA
- a CDS encoding transposase, translating into MEPGWLTRQARHSLRRDVPRRYPPEFRRKVLELLKAGRSVAELVRDLEISDQTIYNWRRQELIDTGRMPGVASSDQAELVAARRRIPELETELAVHRRAAELLKEVVPPGTGPSRPATAAQPVRGRRRGVRPVGLDRRPDCAGRAVVRRHGGLERRGRQRQREGPRLRGCPGTGEGREHARPARQPPWRHAGRAPVQGAFHRDGAGHGGSGRV; encoded by the coding sequence GTGGAGCCGGGTTGGTTGACTCGTCAGGCTCGTCACTCGTTGAGGAGAGACGTGCCGAGGAGATATCCACCCGAGTTTCGTCGTAAGGTCCTTGAACTGCTCAAGGCTGGCCGGTCGGTCGCTGAACTGGTCCGGGACTTGGAGATCAGTGATCAGACGATCTACAACTGGCGCCGTCAAGAGCTGATCGACACCGGCCGGATGCCGGGTGTCGCCTCCAGCGACCAGGCGGAGCTGGTCGCGGCTCGGCGGCGGATCCCTGAGCTGGAAACCGAGTTGGCGGTGCATCGCCGCGCGGCTGAACTGCTCAAGGAGGTGGTGCCTCCGGGCACTGGACCATCGCGGCCGGCAACCGCTGCGCAGCCTGTCCGGGGACGCCGCCGCGGTGTCCGACCTGTTGGCCTCGATCGACGGCCCGATTGTGCTGGTCGGGCAGTCGTACGGCGGCATGGTGGCCTCGAACGCCGCGGTCGGCAACGACAACGTGAAGGCCCTCGTCTACGTGGCTGCCCTGGCACCGGAGAAGGGCGAGAACACGCCCGACCTGCTCGGCAACCTCCCTGGCGCCACGCTGGGCGAGCACCTGTACAAGGAGCCTTCCATCGTGATGGTGCTGGTCACGGTGGATCCGGGAGGGTCTGA
- a CDS encoding TauD/TfdA family dioxygenase: MTPTAVRWMTEATDEPARQRLAELALAHLDEGPGYLLLNGPPLNSTEDARRFTLTISSLLGDLLPQDGQGTLLREVTDRGLRLGEGRAGRYSDSRQGGSLHTDAPHAPPPTPDCFALYCVRQAPAGGDLCLVGVTDVLRLLPKWAVAELRGEFHFDRRDPTAKDATVLRPVIETGPAGDRMYYLREYIEIGHQHPHVPPLTERQVDALNALDALLDNPRRQTRLRLEPGQMIFINNRTLLHGRTEFTDAPDGKRLMLRTWILRSRT, from the coding sequence ATGACGCCGACCGCTGTCCGGTGGATGACCGAGGCGACGGACGAGCCGGCCCGGCAGCGGCTGGCCGAACTGGCCCTGGCCCACCTCGACGAAGGGCCGGGTTACCTGCTGCTGAACGGCCCGCCGCTGAATTCCACCGAGGATGCCCGGCGATTCACCCTGACCATCAGCTCCCTGCTGGGTGACCTGCTGCCTCAGGATGGTCAGGGCACCCTGCTGCGGGAGGTGACAGATCGTGGCCTGCGGCTGGGAGAGGGCCGTGCGGGCAGGTACTCCGACTCCCGGCAGGGCGGAAGTCTGCACACCGACGCCCCGCACGCTCCTCCGCCAACCCCCGACTGCTTCGCCCTGTACTGCGTCCGCCAGGCCCCGGCCGGCGGCGACCTGTGCCTGGTCGGGGTCACTGACGTACTCCGGCTCTTACCGAAGTGGGCCGTCGCGGAGTTACGAGGGGAATTCCACTTCGACCGTCGCGACCCGACGGCGAAGGATGCGACCGTCCTGCGGCCGGTGATCGAGACCGGGCCGGCTGGCGATCGGATGTATTACCTTCGGGAGTACATCGAGATCGGGCATCAGCATCCGCACGTTCCGCCGTTGACCGAACGGCAGGTGGACGCCCTGAACGCGCTGGACGCCCTGCTCGACAACCCGCGACGCCAGACTCGGCTACGGCTCGAACCCGGGCAGATGATTTTCATCAACAACCGGACGCTGCTGCACGGGCGTACCGAGTTCACCGATGCGCCCGACGGTAAACGCCTGATGCTACGGACGTGGATCCTCCGCAGCCGCACATGA
- a CDS encoding transposase family protein, translating into MLSYPATIPLSTRTLNRLANLIRAHRAQRRCRWRRLDPGRQALLVLAHLRNGDTYARLGAGFAIGTTTAWRYVHEAIDLLAAIADDLNACAGRAVRLAYAILDGTLIPIDRVADQRPYYSGKHRRHGVNVQVVADPAGRLVWASPALPGATHDLTAARTVGLIDALTCCNVMTFADKAYQGAGGTVRTPFKRHRHRPRLSRWQKAVNRSHARIRALGERAVATLKTWKILVKLRCCPRRSTAIVQAILVLQGIETDRYAG; encoded by the coding sequence TTGCTGTCTTACCCTGCCACGATTCCACTTTCCACTCGTACCCTGAACCGTCTGGCTAACCTGATCCGCGCCCACCGCGCTCAACGTCGATGCCGGTGGCGGCGTCTGGATCCCGGGCGGCAAGCGCTATTGGTCCTCGCTCACCTGCGCAACGGCGACACCTACGCCCGTCTCGGCGCTGGATTCGCGATCGGCACGACCACCGCTTGGCGCTACGTGCACGAAGCGATCGATCTGCTCGCGGCTATCGCCGACGATCTGAACGCCTGCGCGGGACGAGCCGTGCGGCTGGCGTACGCGATTCTCGATGGCACCCTCATCCCGATCGACCGGGTCGCTGACCAACGGCCGTACTACTCGGGAAAACATCGCCGACATGGGGTGAACGTGCAGGTCGTAGCGGACCCCGCCGGCCGACTTGTCTGGGCCTCGCCCGCCCTGCCCGGCGCCACGCACGACCTGACCGCCGCGCGGACTGTCGGCCTGATCGACGCGTTGACCTGCTGCAACGTGATGACGTTCGCGGACAAGGCGTATCAAGGCGCCGGCGGCACGGTTCGGACCCCGTTCAAGCGCCACCGACACCGGCCACGGCTGTCACGATGGCAGAAGGCGGTCAACCGTTCCCACGCCCGCATCCGCGCGCTCGGCGAACGCGCCGTCGCCACCCTCAAGACCTGGAAGATCCTGGTCAAACTGCGCTGCTGCCCACGCCGCTCCACCGCGATCGTGCAGGCCATCCTCGTCCTCCAAGGGATCGAAACCGACCGCTACGCGGGTTGA
- a CDS encoding SpoIIE family protein phosphatase: protein MIGDGELRTALSPMVPPALPRPATASMRADLTVLLIEDDPGDVTLTREFLEESSISSRFEQAASLTEAEASPTTPDCVLLDLHLPDGRGLQALRRVLDRWPDMAVVVLTGLDDAAVGTAAVAAGAQDYLVKGHLDAVLLGRTVQYAIQRQRALVTERQLRESRMQARENVRLQRGLLPTPLITDPALTVASRYVPGRGRSLLGGDFFDIVQDEDGTIHAVVGDVCGNGPDEAAIGVGLRVGWRTLTLAGVDKTSRMRLLEQVLVAERPHEAMFATACTIRVDPDRSKAVIVSAGHPPPLVITPGAVHAAPIRHDLGLGMFPGRGRWQESVVTLPAGAGLLLYTDGVYEGFSDDGTRLGEERFVELAAKLSTITDPTDYLTALLADIQRIDAGRHSDDTALLYLAWPSSPTAEQP from the coding sequence GTGATCGGTGACGGCGAACTGCGGACAGCGCTGTCGCCCATGGTGCCGCCAGCTCTGCCGAGACCCGCGACGGCCTCGATGCGCGCGGACCTCACCGTTCTGCTCATCGAGGACGATCCCGGCGATGTAACGCTCACACGGGAGTTTCTGGAAGAAAGCAGTATCAGTAGCCGATTCGAACAGGCCGCAAGCCTGACTGAAGCGGAAGCCTCGCCGACGACCCCTGATTGCGTCCTGCTCGACCTGCACCTACCCGACGGGCGCGGGCTGCAGGCGCTACGCCGGGTGCTGGACCGGTGGCCGGACATGGCCGTGGTGGTGCTGACAGGTTTGGATGACGCCGCTGTCGGGACGGCGGCTGTCGCCGCCGGTGCCCAGGATTACCTTGTCAAGGGGCACCTCGACGCGGTTCTGCTCGGCCGCACGGTGCAGTACGCGATCCAGCGTCAACGCGCCCTGGTTACCGAGCGGCAGCTACGGGAGAGCCGGATGCAGGCACGCGAGAACGTCCGCTTGCAACGCGGCCTGCTGCCTACACCGCTGATCACCGACCCAGCGCTGACGGTGGCCAGCAGGTACGTGCCCGGGCGTGGGCGGTCGCTGCTCGGCGGTGACTTCTTCGACATCGTGCAGGACGAAGACGGCACGATCCACGCCGTGGTCGGCGATGTCTGCGGCAACGGCCCGGACGAGGCCGCGATCGGGGTCGGCCTGCGCGTCGGATGGCGCACCCTGACGCTGGCCGGCGTGGACAAGACGTCCCGGATGCGGCTACTCGAACAGGTGCTGGTCGCCGAACGGCCACACGAGGCGATGTTCGCCACCGCCTGCACGATCCGCGTCGACCCGGATCGGTCCAAGGCGGTCATCGTCAGTGCCGGCCACCCTCCGCCACTGGTGATCACTCCCGGAGCCGTCCACGCCGCACCAATCCGCCACGATCTGGGACTGGGTATGTTTCCAGGCCGCGGCCGCTGGCAGGAATCCGTCGTCACGCTGCCAGCGGGTGCGGGTCTGCTGCTCTACACCGACGGCGTCTACGAAGGCTTCAGCGACGACGGCACCCGCCTCGGCGAAGAACGCTTCGTCGAACTCGCCGCCAAGCTGAGCACCATCACCGACCCGACCGACTACCTCACCGCCTTGCTTGCCGACATTCAGCGCATCGACGCAGGTCGCCATAGCGACGACACCGCTCTGCTTTACCTGGCCTGGCCGTCGTCGCCCACCGCAGAGCAGCCTTGA
- a CDS encoding MFS transporter, whose amino-acid sequence MNLAQLPVAMRQLLIVLLGHHNTGSFTISGTASAACGIGLALTAPLSGRLLGRIGDRPVLLAFGLAHLVTLVGLTFAASPFAFVALAAAAGLATPPVLSSGRALLPTLVKSSALTRAYAVNAVGQELLYVGGPLLVTASLATAGPGGTLLTFAAIGTIALIINAIVIPRRSHAEHPMRMRQPASERRAIRTLLGIHLGYMTCMGAMWVLIPAFAANVGHPNQAALLVTVWSAGSLVGGLLLAIRGRRASISRTYLVLLAVLSVSSMTLLLPRTVPQMAVAVVIFGLALAPWLAVADELVARAAPAPHTAQAYGWLQTAGQLGIAAGSFTSGVINDHSGTTTAFLLVSVALTAALGLALLRRHILRATTTTAAPPATRISDNRRVTT is encoded by the coding sequence ATGAACCTCGCGCAGCTTCCCGTGGCGATGCGACAACTACTCATCGTTCTGCTCGGGCATCACAACACCGGTAGCTTCACCATTTCGGGCACCGCCAGCGCCGCCTGCGGTATCGGCCTCGCGCTGACCGCGCCGCTGTCGGGTCGCCTCCTGGGACGCATCGGCGACCGGCCCGTGCTGCTTGCCTTCGGGCTGGCGCACCTCGTCACGTTGGTCGGACTCACTTTCGCGGCCAGCCCGTTCGCCTTCGTGGCGCTGGCAGCAGCTGCCGGACTTGCCACTCCTCCAGTACTCAGCAGCGGACGCGCACTGCTGCCAACCCTGGTGAAATCCTCGGCCCTGACCCGTGCGTACGCGGTCAACGCCGTTGGACAGGAACTCCTCTACGTCGGCGGCCCGCTCCTGGTCACCGCAAGCCTCGCCACCGCAGGACCGGGCGGCACACTTCTGACGTTCGCCGCGATCGGCACGATCGCTCTCATCATCAACGCCATCGTCATCCCCCGTCGTAGCCACGCCGAACACCCGATGAGAATGCGACAGCCGGCGTCCGAGCGACGCGCGATCCGCACGCTGCTCGGCATCCATCTCGGATACATGACCTGCATGGGTGCAATGTGGGTTTTGATCCCAGCGTTCGCCGCCAACGTCGGGCATCCCAACCAGGCGGCACTGCTGGTCACGGTTTGGTCGGCGGGCAGCCTGGTCGGTGGGCTGCTGTTGGCCATCCGGGGCCGCCGCGCAAGCATCAGTCGCACCTACCTTGTCCTTCTCGCGGTACTCAGCGTCAGCTCCATGACTCTGCTCTTGCCCCGCACCGTGCCTCAGATGGCCGTCGCCGTCGTAATCTTCGGGCTTGCACTCGCACCATGGCTCGCGGTGGCAGACGAACTTGTGGCCCGCGCCGCACCCGCGCCACACACCGCGCAGGCCTACGGCTGGCTCCAGACCGCCGGCCAACTCGGCATCGCGGCGGGCTCCTTCACCAGCGGCGTGATCAATGACCACTCGGGCACCACGACCGCGTTCCTCCTCGTCTCCGTGGCACTGACAGCCGCCCTCGGCCTAGCGCTCCTACGTCGCCACATCCTCCGAGCCACTACCACCACGGCGGCGCCGCCAGCCACTCGAATCAGCGACAACCGGCGAGTGACTACGTAG
- a CDS encoding MarR family transcriptional regulator, with the protein MNLPVEVGPNLLGALTVFVNGRLRAAVTDRAGAGGALADAVIVIKDQPGVTADWLGRVLELSQPGAAHLVRRLLHLGWVERRAGADARSRSLHLTSLGTNVAEEILQARHQVLADVVESLSTLQREHLVDIAKTLLRPQARDGEALARLCRLCDRSCCQECPVHAGYLDHQTDH; encoded by the coding sequence ATGAATTTACCTGTCGAGGTGGGTCCAAACCTGCTGGGGGCGCTGACCGTGTTCGTCAACGGCAGGCTGCGGGCCGCGGTCACGGACCGGGCTGGTGCCGGTGGTGCGTTGGCCGACGCGGTCATCGTGATCAAGGATCAGCCAGGTGTGACCGCAGACTGGCTGGGCCGGGTGCTGGAGCTCTCCCAGCCAGGCGCCGCCCACCTGGTTCGTCGCCTTCTTCATCTGGGCTGGGTAGAGAGACGCGCCGGCGCTGACGCACGGAGCCGGTCACTACACCTCACCTCGTTGGGCACGAACGTCGCTGAGGAGATTCTGCAGGCGCGCCATCAGGTACTGGCAGACGTGGTGGAGTCGCTCTCCACTCTGCAGCGCGAACACCTCGTGGACATTGCCAAGACCCTCCTGCGCCCCCAGGCTCGCGATGGTGAGGCCCTGGCCCGGCTGTGCCGACTATGCGACCGCTCGTGTTGCCAAGAGTGTCCGGTACATGCTGGCTATCTCGATCACCAGACCGATCATTGA
- a CDS encoding ATP-binding protein yields MREDSRTVEVLRRRFRNGDPASPLRHSARAALLPSACDDPDAEWIDDVLIVISELVQNVSQHTRGDGELVVTVAPGTVLVEVGDTSTTTPQARRPDSDHAGGRGLVLIEAISQKWGVRSCRNGKAVWAKLCAITTLASSSRT; encoded by the coding sequence ATGCGGGAGGACAGCAGGACGGTGGAGGTCCTACGGCGCCGATTCCGCAACGGGGATCCCGCCTCGCCGCTTCGGCACAGCGCCCGCGCCGCACTACTACCGTCAGCCTGCGACGATCCCGATGCGGAATGGATCGACGACGTCCTGATCGTGATCAGCGAGCTGGTGCAGAATGTCAGCCAGCACACCCGTGGCGACGGTGAACTCGTCGTCACCGTCGCACCCGGCACCGTCCTGGTCGAAGTGGGCGACACCAGCACCACCACTCCGCAGGCTCGCCGCCCCGATAGTGACCACGCCGGCGGGCGAGGACTGGTGCTGATCGAGGCGATTTCCCAAAAGTGGGGCGTACGCAGCTGCCGCAACGGGAAGGCCGTCTGGGCCAAGTTGTGCGCGATCACTACCCTCGCCAGCTCCAGCAGAACGTGA
- a CDS encoding SigB/SigF/SigG family RNA polymerase sigma factor produces the protein MVALPSGHPSRAALRDRAIEAWLPLANHLAHRYSGRGEPTDDLAQTAAVGLIKAIDKFDPSRGVDFAGYAIPTIIGELKRHFRDRTWDIRVPRRLQELRLAISDANSTLLQTLGRSPTVTDIATHLKITEEEVLEGLEGARAYNAVSLSTPTGDGDRATELGDMLGGEDSEFELAELRVALGPALATLDEREQKILTLRFYGNLTQSQIAEQIGVSQMHVSRLLARALTKLRGQLDDAG, from the coding sequence ATGGTCGCGTTGCCGTCCGGCCACCCGTCCCGGGCCGCGCTGCGGGACCGGGCGATCGAGGCGTGGCTGCCGCTGGCCAACCACCTGGCCCACCGCTACAGCGGTCGCGGTGAGCCCACCGACGATCTCGCCCAGACCGCGGCGGTCGGCCTGATCAAGGCCATCGACAAGTTCGACCCCTCCCGTGGTGTCGACTTCGCCGGCTACGCCATCCCCACCATCATCGGTGAGCTGAAGCGGCACTTCCGCGACCGGACCTGGGACATCCGCGTCCCCCGGCGGCTGCAGGAGCTGCGGCTGGCGATCTCCGACGCGAACAGCACGCTGCTGCAGACCCTGGGTCGCTCGCCGACGGTGACCGACATCGCAACCCACCTCAAGATCACCGAGGAGGAGGTGCTGGAGGGCCTGGAGGGCGCCCGCGCGTACAACGCGGTGTCGCTGTCCACGCCGACCGGCGATGGAGACCGCGCGACCGAGCTGGGCGACATGCTCGGCGGCGAGGACAGCGAGTTCGAGCTGGCCGAGCTGCGGGTGGCGCTGGGCCCGGCGCTGGCCACTCTGGACGAGCGCGAGCAGAAGATCCTGACGCTGCGGTTCTACGGCAACCTGACCCAGTCGCAGATCGCCGAGCAGATCGGCGTGTCGCAGATGCATGTGTCCCGGCTGCTGGCCCGGGCGCTGACGAAGCTGCGGGGGCAGCTCGACGACGCGGGTTGA